The following proteins are encoded in a genomic region of Catenulispora sp. GP43:
- a CDS encoding hotdog fold thioesterase, with amino-acid sequence MSIDQNSQVSEADQIAAMFNEIGAGHLTERMDIVITSATKEEIVGTMPVAGNTQVYGLLHGGASVVLAETLGSLMASLHAGVDKQVVGVDINATHHRSAKEGLVTGTCRVLHAGRTLVVSEIVIADEAGRRVCTSRITCLVKG; translated from the coding sequence ATGTCGATAGACCAGAACAGCCAGGTGTCCGAGGCCGATCAGATCGCGGCGATGTTCAACGAGATCGGCGCCGGCCATCTGACCGAGCGCATGGACATCGTCATCACCTCCGCGACCAAGGAGGAGATCGTCGGGACCATGCCGGTCGCCGGCAACACCCAGGTCTACGGGCTGCTGCACGGCGGCGCCTCGGTGGTGCTGGCCGAGACGCTGGGCTCGCTGATGGCCTCGCTGCACGCCGGGGTGGACAAGCAGGTGGTCGGCGTCGACATCAACGCCACGCACCACCGCTCGGCCAAGGAGGGCCTGGTCACCGGCACCTGCCGGGTGCTGCACGCCGGGCGCACGCTGGTGGTCAGCGAGATCGTCATCGCCGACGAGGCCGGCCGGCGGGTCTGCACCAGCCGCATCACCTGTCTGGTCAAGGGCTGA